The following proteins come from a genomic window of Candidatus Thiodiazotropha sp. CDECU1:
- the acpP gene encoding acyl carrier protein → MSDVVERVRKIVVEQLGVKEEEVTLEASFVDDLGADSLDTVELVMALEEEFETEIPDEEAEKITTVQLAVDYINAHS, encoded by the coding sequence ATGAGCGATGTCGTAGAACGAGTTCGTAAAATTGTCGTAGAACAACTAGGCGTGAAGGAAGAAGAGGTAACGTTAGAAGCCTCTTTTGTCGATGATCTTGGCGCTGACTCTCTCGACACAGTGGAATTGGTTATGGCCCTCGAAGAGGAATTCGAAACCGAGATTCCTGATGAAGAGGCTGAAAAGATCACGACTGTGCAACTTGCTGTCGATTACATCAACGCACACAGTTAA
- the fabG gene encoding 3-oxoacyl-ACP reductase FabG, which yields MSLENEIALVTGASRGIGAAIADTLAAAGATVIGTATSEAGAQGITERLKSAGHNGSGMVLNVSEANSIDALIEAMAKDFGNPTILVNNAGITRDNLLMRMKDEEWESIINTNLSSVFRLSKAVLRGMMKARKGRIINISSVVGAMGNAGQTNYAAAKAGIHGFSRSLAREVGSRGITVNSVAPGFIETDMTKELPEGQRKSLEENIPLQRLGAPEDIANAVLFLAGQSGRYITGETLHVNGGMYMN from the coding sequence ATGAGTCTGGAGAATGAGATAGCCCTGGTGACTGGTGCCAGCCGTGGTATCGGTGCCGCTATTGCAGACACCCTGGCAGCGGCGGGCGCCACCGTTATCGGAACGGCGACCTCTGAGGCTGGCGCGCAAGGTATCACTGAGCGTCTAAAGTCTGCGGGTCATAACGGATCCGGCATGGTGCTGAATGTCTCTGAAGCCAATTCTATCGATGCACTGATAGAGGCGATGGCAAAGGATTTCGGCAATCCCACCATATTGGTGAACAATGCCGGTATAACCCGCGACAATCTCCTCATGCGCATGAAGGACGAGGAGTGGGAAAGCATCATCAACACCAATCTAAGCTCTGTATTTCGCCTCAGTAAGGCCGTATTACGTGGCATGATGAAGGCGCGGAAGGGTCGTATAATCAACATTTCATCCGTGGTGGGTGCGATGGGTAATGCCGGTCAGACCAATTATGCGGCCGCCAAGGCGGGAATTCACGGTTTTAGCCGCTCTCTAGCCAGAGAGGTGGGATCAAGAGGCATTACCGTCAATTCCGTGGCGCCGGGTTTTATCGAAACCGATATGACGAAGGAGCTACCCGAGGGGCAACGCAAGAGCCTTGAAGAGAATATCCCTTTGCAGAGACTGGGGGCACCAGAGGATATAGCCAACGCAGTGTTGTTTCTGGCGGGGCAATCAGGACGTTATATTACCGGTGAAACACTCCATGTTAACGGTGGCATGTACATGAATTGA
- the fabD gene encoding ACP S-malonyltransferase, translated as MSNSSFGIVFPGQGSQSIGMLSDLAAAHPIVNQTFAEATEALGYNLWDLVQNGPEEALNQTMKTQPAMLAAGVSVWRVWLEQGGDKPQLMAGHSLGEYTALVCANVIEFSDAVNLVAERGRFMQEAVPAGSGGMAAILGLDDDQVKSVCVEAAAGDVIEAVNFNSPGQVVIAGHKQAVDRACVLAKEAGAKRALPLPVSVPSHCALMKPAAERLAQLLDEISINSPTIPVIHNANVALASDAETIRGELAAQLYSPVRWVETVQKMASSGISSLLEAGPGKVLAGLTKRIDRGLAGLPVYDTKSLMQALETLK; from the coding sequence ATGAGTAATTCATCATTCGGTATCGTATTTCCAGGGCAGGGCTCTCAATCCATCGGAATGTTGAGTGATCTGGCCGCAGCCCATCCAATCGTCAATCAGACATTTGCAGAGGCTACTGAGGCATTGGGCTACAATCTATGGGATCTGGTTCAGAATGGCCCTGAAGAGGCACTCAACCAGACCATGAAGACACAACCGGCAATGCTGGCGGCTGGTGTCTCCGTTTGGCGGGTCTGGTTGGAGCAGGGCGGTGATAAGCCTCAACTCATGGCAGGACACAGCCTTGGCGAATATACAGCCTTGGTTTGTGCAAATGTTATTGAATTTTCCGATGCAGTGAATCTGGTGGCCGAGCGGGGCCGGTTCATGCAGGAAGCTGTACCGGCAGGGAGCGGTGGCATGGCGGCAATCCTCGGACTCGATGATGATCAGGTGAAGTCGGTCTGCGTCGAAGCCGCAGCCGGTGATGTGATTGAAGCAGTGAATTTCAATTCTCCCGGACAGGTGGTCATTGCCGGTCATAAGCAGGCAGTGGATAGGGCATGTGTGCTGGCTAAGGAAGCCGGTGCCAAACGTGCGTTGCCGCTTCCAGTGAGTGTGCCGTCACATTGCGCTTTGATGAAACCTGCTGCAGAACGCCTGGCACAATTGCTTGATGAGATCTCCATCAATTCACCCACAATACCTGTTATCCACAATGCCAACGTTGCGTTGGCGTCAGATGCGGAGACGATTCGAGGAGAGCTTGCCGCTCAGTTATACAGCCCTGTGCGATGGGTGGAAACGGTACAGAAGATGGCAAGCTCGGGCATTTCGAGTCTACTGGAGGCGGGACCCGGAAAGGTGCTTGCCGGATTGACCAAAAGAATCGATCGCGGTCTTGCCGGATTGCCTGTGTACGACACAAAAAGCTTGATGCAAGCACTGGAGACATTGAAATGA
- a CDS encoding beta-ketoacyl-ACP synthase III, whose translation MIYSRITGTGGYLPENIVTNQDLEKIVDTTDQWIFDRTGIRKRHIAADDEFTCDLAEKAARNAIEMSGLEASDIDLIIVATTTADQVFPSTACLLQARLGIRGPAAFDVQAVCTGFVYALGVADNFIKAGAAKRALVVGAETFSRILDWSDRNTCVLFGDGAGAVVIEASDEPGIISTHLHADGAYESLLRVPTGISRGYKELQQGSAYVEMRGNEVFKVAVTTLGRIVDETLAANNMQKSDVDWLIPHQANIRIINATAKKLQTPMERVVVTVDEHGNTSAASVPLALDVAVRDGRIKRGETILMEAFGGGFTWGSVLAKF comes from the coding sequence GTGATCTATTCGCGTATCACAGGTACTGGTGGTTATCTACCTGAAAATATCGTCACCAACCAAGACCTTGAAAAGATTGTCGATACCACTGATCAGTGGATATTCGATCGCACAGGTATACGCAAGCGCCATATCGCCGCTGATGATGAATTTACCTGCGATCTGGCAGAAAAGGCTGCGCGCAATGCGATTGAAATGTCAGGTTTGGAAGCCAGTGACATCGACCTGATTATTGTTGCCACAACGACTGCCGACCAGGTGTTTCCCAGTACGGCCTGTCTATTGCAAGCGCGCCTGGGGATTAGAGGCCCGGCTGCATTTGATGTCCAGGCGGTATGTACAGGCTTTGTCTATGCGCTCGGTGTCGCTGATAACTTTATCAAGGCGGGTGCTGCAAAACGGGCGCTGGTAGTAGGTGCAGAAACCTTTTCCCGCATCCTTGACTGGAGTGATCGAAATACCTGTGTACTGTTTGGTGACGGTGCGGGTGCGGTTGTGATCGAAGCGAGTGACGAGCCGGGTATCATCTCCACCCACCTGCATGCGGATGGTGCCTATGAGAGTCTGTTACGGGTTCCAACCGGGATCTCACGCGGCTATAAAGAACTGCAACAGGGATCGGCCTATGTGGAGATGCGAGGTAATGAGGTCTTCAAGGTCGCGGTAACCACCTTGGGCCGGATTGTCGATGAGACATTGGCGGCAAACAATATGCAGAAATCAGATGTGGACTGGCTGATTCCGCATCAGGCCAATATAAGGATCATCAACGCCACCGCGAAAAAGCTGCAGACCCCGATGGAGCGCGTGGTTGTAACTGTGGATGAGCATGGCAACACGTCGGCGGCATCGGTGCCCCTGGCATTGGATGTTGCAGTCAGAGATGGCCGCATCAAGCGCGGAGAGACGATTCTCATGGAGGCCTTTGGCGGCGGTTTTACCTGGGGTTCGGTGTTAGCGAAATTCTAG
- the plsX gene encoding phosphate acyltransferase PlsX has translation MNKPVTISLDAMGGDIGTDVVIPAAREYLRRDRETALILVGDETILKKKLGPHPFGERLQIKHASETVAMDELPSKALRNKKDSSMRVAIDLVKSGEADACVSAGNTGALMATSRFVLKMLPNIDRPAIITALPSVSGQTFMLDLGANVDCSAEHLVQFAVMGSETVAAVTDISHPKIGLLNIGQEEIKGNEQVKGAHELLLQSSLNYVGYVEGDDIYQGGTDVIVADGFVGNIALKSSEGVAKMIRHFMTLEFKKNLLTRLAGLIALPVLRAFRKRIDHRRYNGASLLGLRGIVIKSHGSADKLAFMNAISIARKEVSSDVPRRIAEQVKTHLEKREIA, from the coding sequence ATGAATAAGCCAGTAACAATCTCATTGGATGCCATGGGGGGGGATATTGGCACGGATGTAGTGATTCCGGCTGCCAGAGAGTATCTCCGGCGTGACCGGGAGACTGCTCTTATTCTGGTCGGTGACGAAACCATCCTGAAAAAGAAATTGGGGCCGCATCCATTCGGTGAGCGGCTGCAGATCAAGCATGCTTCCGAAACGGTTGCGATGGATGAACTGCCATCCAAGGCACTGCGAAATAAAAAAGACTCATCTATGCGTGTGGCAATCGACCTGGTCAAGAGTGGTGAGGCGGATGCTTGCGTCAGTGCCGGTAATACAGGGGCACTCATGGCTACATCCCGCTTTGTGTTGAAGATGCTGCCGAATATAGATCGACCTGCAATCATCACCGCCCTGCCGTCCGTCTCCGGGCAGACCTTTATGCTGGATCTTGGCGCAAATGTTGATTGCAGTGCCGAGCACCTGGTTCAGTTCGCAGTCATGGGTAGTGAAACTGTGGCGGCAGTGACGGATATCAGTCATCCAAAAATCGGCTTGCTGAATATAGGACAGGAGGAGATCAAAGGTAACGAACAGGTCAAAGGAGCACATGAACTATTGCTGCAAAGCTCCCTTAATTACGTCGGCTATGTGGAAGGTGATGATATCTATCAGGGTGGTACTGATGTGATAGTCGCTGATGGTTTTGTGGGCAATATCGCGCTCAAGAGCAGCGAAGGGGTGGCGAAGATGATCCGTCACTTTATGACGCTTGAATTCAAGAAGAATCTTTTAACCAGGCTGGCCGGCCTGATTGCTCTTCCTGTGTTGAGAGCATTTCGCAAGCGCATCGACCATCGGCGTTATAACGGCGCAAGCCTGTTAGGTCTGCGCGGAATAGTAATCAAGAGCCATGGCAGTGCTGACAAACTTGCCTTTATGAATGCGATCAGCATTGCACGCAAAGAGGTCTCAAGTGATGTCCCGCGCCGCATAGCTGAGCAGGTTAAAACTCATCTGGAAAAAAGGGAAATCGCGTGA
- the rpmF gene encoding 50S ribosomal protein L32 — MAVQKSRKTPSRRGMRRSHDSLKGETLSIDSTSGETHLRHHVTADGFYKGRKVVNTKGE, encoded by the coding sequence ATGGCTGTTCAAAAAAGTAGAAAGACACCCTCAAGACGTGGCATGCGTCGTTCTCATGATTCGCTGAAAGGTGAAACGCTTTCAATCGATTCCACTTCGGGTGAAACCCATCTACGCCATCATGTCACTGCGGACGGTTTCTACAAGGGCCGTAAAGTAGTCAACACCAAGGGCGAGTAA
- a CDS encoding YceD family protein, which translates to MSKRFPDRLDPWRFADLGKEIGGELPLEAFSRLSACLLEPVGNVSFKLTFGRDQERRAVLSGWIKAELALQCQRCLEEVNLPIDTHLSVVFVQGLDEAEMLPEKLDPCLVEDDQVAFRDLLEDELLLVLPQVAMHDPGACMAPVSGVAEEATIDSSKQERVNPFSALTELKRDKD; encoded by the coding sequence ATGTCGAAGCGCTTTCCTGATCGGTTAGATCCGTGGCGTTTCGCCGATCTTGGCAAAGAGATCGGCGGAGAGCTGCCATTGGAGGCCTTTTCGAGGCTGAGCGCATGCTTGCTGGAACCTGTGGGGAACGTCAGTTTCAAATTGACCTTTGGTCGTGACCAGGAGCGGCGGGCAGTACTCAGCGGATGGATCAAGGCGGAATTGGCCCTGCAATGCCAGCGGTGTCTGGAAGAGGTGAATCTACCGATCGATACCCACCTGTCCGTGGTATTCGTTCAAGGTTTGGATGAGGCTGAGATGCTGCCTGAAAAGCTGGACCCTTGTTTGGTTGAGGATGATCAGGTGGCATTCAGGGATTTGCTTGAAGATGAACTGCTTCTGGTCCTGCCACAAGTGGCCATGCATGATCCTGGGGCCTGTATGGCGCCGGTGTCGGGAGTAGCAGAAGAAGCGACGATAGATAGTAGTAAGCAAGAGCGAGTAAATCCGTTTTCGGCTCTGACCGAACTAAAACGGGACAAAGATTAA
- a CDS encoding sodium ion-translocating decarboxylase subunit beta, translated as MVEIGLQPLWQSTGLANMEWGQALMMGVGGILIYLAVVKRFEPLLLVPIGFGAILSNIPLAGISGPEGILGYIYTVGIETGIFPLLIFMGVGALTDFGALIAMPWTLLLGAAAQFGIFVTLLGALALNFLPGFEFTLADASAIAIIGGADGPTAIFLASRLAPDLLGAIAVAAYSYMALVPIIQPPIMRLLTTEKERNVEMQQLRHVTKLEKVLFPFAVLFLCAVFLPSAAPLIGMLTFGNLLRECGVVERLSHASQNEIINIVTIFLGLAVGSKLSADKFLTVETLGILALGAFAFCIGTATGVIMGKIMYRVTGGKVNPLIGAAGVSAVPMAARVVNKVGLETNHHNFLLMHAMGPNVAGVIGSAVAAGILLALVGP; from the coding sequence ATGGTCGAGATAGGACTACAACCACTTTGGCAGTCAACGGGACTGGCCAATATGGAGTGGGGCCAGGCGCTGATGATGGGCGTTGGCGGTATATTGATCTATCTGGCGGTGGTAAAAAGGTTCGAACCACTGCTGCTGGTACCGATCGGATTTGGCGCTATCTTGAGTAATATCCCACTTGCTGGGATCAGTGGTCCCGAGGGGATACTGGGTTATATCTACACTGTAGGTATAGAAACCGGTATCTTTCCGCTGCTGATCTTCATGGGGGTTGGTGCATTGACTGATTTCGGCGCCCTGATCGCGATGCCGTGGACGCTGTTGCTCGGTGCCGCCGCTCAATTCGGCATCTTCGTCACCCTCTTGGGGGCCTTGGCGTTGAATTTCCTGCCAGGTTTTGAATTCACACTGGCCGATGCCTCCGCTATCGCAATCATAGGCGGTGCGGATGGGCCGACAGCAATCTTTCTCGCCTCCAGACTCGCACCCGATCTGTTGGGGGCAATTGCAGTTGCGGCCTATTCCTACATGGCCTTGGTGCCGATCATCCAGCCACCCATCATGCGCCTGCTGACCACCGAAAAAGAGCGCAACGTGGAAATGCAGCAGTTACGCCACGTCACCAAGTTGGAGAAGGTTCTTTTCCCCTTTGCGGTGTTATTCCTGTGCGCAGTCTTCCTCCCGTCAGCGGCACCACTGATCGGTATGCTGACATTCGGCAATCTGCTCAGGGAGTGCGGTGTTGTGGAACGATTGAGCCATGCCTCTCAGAACGAGATCATCAATATCGTGACCATCTTTCTGGGTCTGGCCGTGGGGTCAAAACTCTCGGCAGATAAATTCCTTACCGTCGAAACCTTAGGTATTTTGGCACTTGGGGCCTTTGCCTTCTGTATCGGTACGGCGACCGGTGTCATCATGGGTAAGATCATGTACCGGGTGACAGGGGGAAAAGTGAATCCCCTGATCGGTGCCGCGGGCGTCTCGGCGGTACCGATGGCGGCCCGTGTCGTCAACAAGGTCGGGTTGGAGACCAACCACCATAATTTTCTCCTCATGCACGCAATGGGACCGAATGTGGCGGGTGTCATCGGCTCCGCGGTGGCCGCCGGTATCCTGTTGGCCCTGGTCGGCCCCTGA